TGAGTCTGAGTTACAGGATGTCACAGTTGTTTTCAAAGCAATTACAATCACAATATCTATCAATTCAATGCTTTATATTCACTAACATGTTCATTACATcatcatattataatatatatatatatataatctactcCAGGGCTTATCcaagcttacgaaagcttttTTGATAACTTGTGACCATTGGAGGGCTAAAcgtaaaatttacaaattgttTTCTGCTAGAGTCATGACTCCTATGGTGTGGTGCCGCGACCTTGAAGACAGTATATAGGAGTTGCGACATCAAGCAAGGGacgtcaaaatttttccttttcggaaggatcaaaattgaattttaaagtttaggaggtgaaattgtaattttatcattagattaacttaaattttataacttaaaaaaaaactgagaATATGTTTGGaagaattttaatattgttgatATTTTCCAAATGTTAACaacaattcatcaattcatttGTAATTGCTAGGTAATTGGTTTaagaaaattaagttttaaaattttataaattataaagaagaataattatattaaaataaataatataaaatattcaacatccctatcattatttttgtaaaaatattataaatggttttaataaaataaatttaaataatatataaaaaattaaataataatgaagttTGAAgtttaagcttttatttaataatgggAATTTAGCTAATGAAATTGGTTATTGAGATtacaaatgatttaaaaaaaagggaaattagctaatgaattttgaaaatccTCGCTTAAATGAATACTTTTATATCTTAAGATCAAAGCTTTTGCCTGCACTGTAGCCCCGCACCGACTTCTACCTACAGATTTGTACTCAAGAAGTGAGGCTCTCAAGCTTCAAGAGAGAACGGTGAAGTTTGTTGTTTATCTCATTCGCATGTGAGCTTCAAGCGACAGTGGTGCACATTCTTCGCGAAGGAGATCCGACTACATTGCTCACCAAAGCCTTACTATGGGAACCAAGCCAACTCTCCCATGGCAACTGCTATGGAAggatatttatttgtttctggTTTACTGGTGTGATTCttctttaagaaaaagaaaaaatagcatGTGAGGTTGGTAGAATCATTCATTTCACCCGGCAAAaactctttatttattattgtaccTTGTGCAACTAGTCCTGGTAGAATAAGCAGAAGAGAATGTTGTTCCCATGGCAGCATTTGGGCCAACCCATAAGATAATATTGGATTGGAGTATGACCCACCATTAAGCTGACATGGGCTTTTGCAAACAAAACAGcatgaatttttggtggaaaatCAACATGTAACGTAGGCGGCATGTCTACATTTCATTTGGTTCACGCAGTTAAATAGTGGGTGAAAGAAAATGGAGATGGAGACGGAAGATTTTTCATCGTAGAGAGCCCAAGCTCAACTATATGATTTGACTGCTGTCCACTTCTTCGGCTTCTATTCACAAATCACAAGCGTTGTCCTTTTCTCCTTCGCACGCGTTGCACCGCACCATACCGACCAAACCCCCCAACAACCTCCCACTAGACTGATTAGGAAATGTTGTTGGGGAACGCCATAGCCGGAGCTCGTATAATCACGGCGTCGTCATCCAACCACATCGTCTTCGAACCTGATGACATCCCTTTCGGCTCCTTTGAGTGGTTCGTCTTTGCGGGAGTTTCCTGCTTGCTTGTGCTCTTCGCCGGCATAATGTCCGGCCTTACCTTGGGCTTGATGTCTCTGGGCCTCGTTGACCTCGAAATTCTTCAGAGAAGCGGCACTATCACCGAGAAGAAGCAAGCTGGTAAATTACTAAATTCCCATTTCgattttccccttttcttttacTAGTCAATGGTAACAGTACAATTAGTAACAGTTCCAAGTAATTAAATATGCTGAGTTTACTGTTTCAATTTATAGAATTCTGATATCATACACTAGAGAAAAAAatcctgtttttttttttttttgccctatgattatcatttatttacataattatatGTCTGCAGCTGTTATCTTACCAGTTCTTAAAAAGCAGCATCAGCTTCTTGTAACTCTGCTTCTCTGTAACGCTTGTGCCATGGAGGTGAGCATTTACAtgttgttattaaaattattaacggTTTTAAtggccatatatatatatttgtatttaagaAGCTACTGCATTTCCTTGAATTTTCCTTATACTCTTGATTTGTGTTTTTGCAGGCTCTTCCTATAAcccttgataaaatttttcaccCCTTTGTTGCAGTGTTGCTGTCTGTTACTTTTGTTCTGGCTTTTGGAGAGGTCttatatattgtgttttttgttgtttcaaTCTCAGTTATTTAAGCCTTTCGAAATGTAATCCCTGTTTTGGATCAGATTATTCCACAAGCGATATGTTCAAGATATGGACTCTCTGTTGGTGCAAATTTTGTGTGGCTCGTGCGTATTCTGATGATAATTTGTTATCCCATCGCTTACCCTATTGGAAAGGTAGTGTCCTGTTGAAATTCCTGGGTTAAAAATTGTGAATACACTAGCACTATTTAGACAAACGGGTAGTTTCCTTTTGTGTTTGTAGTTTGTTCTACGTATATCACATAGCAAGcttttgtttttggttattCAAAGGCATGTAGTTCAATAAGAGTCAAAGTATTAGTGGGTCTTTTAGGAGGTTTTGCATTGAGCAAAGAAACAACTTCTGATGTATTGAGTAATGCTCAATGTGCCTTGGCACCTTGGGTATATGATGACCAAGTCTTGATACTTTTTGACTCCATTCAGACAATCGTACAATTTGGAAATTGTAACAACCTTAGATATATGATATTTCTTGAGAGCTGTGGTTTTCTTAGATATTAACTTCTGTTAGAGGTTTTATACCACAAACTTCTGAAATGTGCTTTTCTAATTGTACTCCTACATTCATTGGTATGGCTTCAGGTTCTGGATGCTGTGCTTGGCCATAGTGATGCTTTGTTTAGACGGGCTCAGTTAAAAGCCCTAGTCTCCATCCACAGCCAAGAGGTAACTGCTTAAACCAGACTAGATAATATTGCTTAACCAAGTTAAGTATTTGGTGGCTTGTCATTTCTGTCCTTAATAGGCTGGCAAAGGTGGTGAACTAACACATGATGAGACAACCATCATTAGTGGTGCACTGGATTTAACTGAAAAGGTAAATGCTATTATTGGAATAGTATTTCATGAGTAAAAATCACCTTTCTCTTTACATTTCTATCTATGACAGATACTTCCAGTATTAAGATGTTTCATTTTCTGGAAGATGAATATTTGTTTTGACAATACACAATGAAAAATTGTACTCAAATCTGGACCATATCTACACAAAAGCAGTTTTATAAACACACAAACGCTCTCATTAAACTTAATTAGTTCTAATAGTCAAATGGTAAGATATGTTGTTTCAGTATTATATAGATTCGAAGCATACACCTCATGATCTTATATTTGGACGGTGAACTGCTGCCTTTAATGTTTTGGAAACATCCCAGAACTATGGCTCtggttcttattttttttatttgaattgaagATATAGTTTCCAGAATGCTTAGGTTTTAATCTGCTAGGTTGTGATAATCTTCTAAGGGATGTAAAGCtgcttctctctctctctctctctctctctctccttttGAAGTGCTTGGTCTTTTTGACGTCTATTagttttatttccaattttccACTTTTAGATAGCTTTAAAGCTGATATTGCAACTGTCTTTTGTAAAATGGTTGCGATCATGATGTTTCTTGGACATGCAGACTGCAGAGGAGGCTATGACACCCATTGAATCAACATTTTCCTTGGATGTTAATTCGAAATTGGATTGGTGAGTTTCAGCTGGATGGGCTTCTTCATCTTGCCATTGAAACAAATTAGAGGGGATACAAATAGTTTTGTTATTCtgggaaaaaaaattgagaaaccTTCTAACTGTGATTTTGAGGAAAGGgttgaatttaatttgtattttatagtGGTCAGATACAAACTATGCTTTTCAGAAGTTTAATGAGAGTTTACATGGAAATGAATTTTCAGATGAGTGATGGATTTTGTGATAGGTGGAGAGATTTTCTTGTTCATCTAGAATTTGGAATATCACACTTATAGGCGTAGCTTAAGAGCCTTCCTGATGTGGAGCATGACACTGTACTACTTGAACATGATTGACCTTAAAAGGGTCATCCATGTTCTTTAAGTTAGGTTATAAAAAGATTTTATCTTTGTTGCAGGGAATCAATTGGCAAAATTCTTGCACGAGGTCATAGTCGTATCCCTGTCTATGCTGGGAATCCAAAAAATATCATCGGGTTGTTACTGGTGTGTTCAGTTACCCATTGGCTTTCCAATTGTTTTCTTTATGTTGAAAGCTTCTTATTAATGGTTGCCAGTTCAATATGAAGCTATGTTTTCTGCCCagaaattcatatgaattttcCTTTGTTATGAGGTTTAGGTGAAAAGTCTTCTCACGGTACGACCAGAGACCGAGACTCCAGTCAGTGCTGTTTCCATCAGGAGAATGCCTAGGTCTAGACTTGTACTCCCTTTTTTAATGTTTCTCTCCATATGTGAAGTATGAATTCTCATTCACGAATATCTCAGGGTCCCAGCACATATGCCTTTGTATGATATCCTCAATGAATTTCAAAAGGGCAGCAGTCACATGGCAGCTGTAGTGAAGGTTAAAGGAAAGACCGAAGACCCTCAATTTTTTGTTGATGGACAGAAATTTGACAAGCACAAAGTTACCAATGGAATTTCTCAACTAACCACCCCTTTGCTGACCAAATATGAGACTAAACCAGATAGTGTTGTTGTTGATGTTGAGAAACCTTCAAGGCCTACCATTTTCAAGGCAACTCCTGTAGCTAATGGTGTCACAGCCAATAGCTTGCAACAGTTTTCAGAGGATACTGAAGACGGGGAAGTCATTGGTATCATTACACTCGAAGATGTTTTTGAAGAACTTCTCCAAGTATGCTGTTTCAGTTGCTTTCATCTGTCTGTCACTTTCTGTAACATTCTTGGCTAAGCCATGCCCCATAGTTCTAGATATTATAACATGCCAACTAAATTCTTATTTTGACCCCCATTATCTTCTAACTTCATTTTATTAAAGGTTGGTGGTTTGCaactaattttttgaaaatgtgttTTATCATGGAATTTTCATATAGTTtctctttaaataaattagacaAACTGGATAGTTGGTACTTACTAAACCCTTTCTATATTGTAGGAGGAAATTGTTGATGAGACCGATGTATATATTGACGTACATAAAAGGTACAATGCTGTTTgggtttcatattttttttgttttcacttAACACTCTTCAGTTTGCTAATTGCTTCACTGAATGTTGAAGAATATGCTAATTGCTTCATTGAATTTCGAAAATAATCTTtttccccatattttttcaagGATACGAGTGGTTGCTGCTGCCGCTGCTTCATCTGTAGCACGTGCTCCATCCAATCGTAGATTGATTGGTCAAAAGCCTTCAGTAAGATGTTTACTTCTTAATATCATGTTTCTCTTGCCTGCATCGTTAGACCATTAGCGGAGTAACCATGATTAAAAATAGGGCATAGAAAGGAAACTTTTGGGCATCCTCCATCTATTCTATCTCCTAAACCTTTTCAGATTTCACCAAACCTCTTTATTGGAAGTGCATGTTTACACATAGGTCTCACCGACAAGAAATTGATTGACACAATACTTTGTCCTATCAGAGACATTGCCAGATATAAGCTTTCTGGACTTTAAAGACCTACAGAATGTTCACTAGTATCATGACCCACTCTCTGCTTACAGCTATGAGCTGATATCTGATGTCTGATGGAAAACTTCGTTTAATCAtcaatttactttttcataTCCTTCAGGGTGTCCAAAGCAAGCAAGGGAAAATGACAAGGAAATCAATGGATGACGATTCACAAACAGGGAGATCTCTGGCTAACCCAGGGGAATGTCTTCCCAGCAGTATCGAACGATCTTAACCATGCAAAGCAGAGAATCAAATTTGTGCATTTTAGTCTCATTGTCATCTATTGTAAATTCTCAAATTAGGTTGGGTATATTGCAGCTTGTGCATGTAGTTCAAAGTGAGAAAACTAGGGTTGTTtactgtaaaaataaaaatcagggCAAATTTTGTTAATGGTAGTTAAAAGTTCCACTAGCAAACCAGCTATGTTAGGCATGAATCTTAGATATGGTAGGTAACAATGGTGCTTTCTTAggataattttacttttaaacgTCTTGATGAAAAAATTTTACGAACAGTTTTTTGGTTAGAGCATTTTGCTCAGTGTCAAACTCATCCTTTTCATGTTTAGAGCATCTTGATGATGTAAAAATGCTACTAATGTATCATCTGCTATGGTGGCATATGAATGTATCGTGCACCGCATGATttttgtgttataaatttgGGATTTCTGCAACTGCAAATTAACATAGGAAAAGTTAACTTATCAGCTTTTTCATctataaatcatataaaattcaagcatcattcatcaatcaaacaaaataCCATCTTCATTTGATTTCTCATTGTCAACCACCTAAAAtactagaaaaagaaaaagaaaaaagtctCCACTTCCCAATTGAAAGTGTGATTTCTGCTTCTAAACTATACATTTACTTTGAAGCCTCTGAGTCTCGCAGAGCCTAATTGAATTAGATTATAGATTGAACTGGAGTGGGTCCAAGCCTTGAAACTCTAAACCCGAAAACTAATCGTGCCAGCACAGTAGCAACACAGTACATCTCCATACAATATAAAGCCTTGCCCTCTGCTCTCTAATTTGCTTTGAACACCTTTGCCATGAACGACCCTTCATACTCCTCGTCGAGAACGAGCTTTCTCCCATTACAATCCGAAAACtgaattttcaaaaagaaaaaaaaaaggagaggaagATGAACCTGAAACCTGAAGTTGTTTTGAGGCTGTGGAAAATTTTGAATCCATTTTATAGGAAGAAAGCAGTTGAAGATATGAGTGAAGCAAACATGTGGTGGGTAAGTAACATTGGCCCCCTGCTTGAGTCATTGGTGTTTGTCCCACTCTTTCAAATAAGCATACAATGTACTAAGCATTGCAGTTTAAAGTGTGTCGGCTTTGCCTAACTATCCTGAAAAGGACTTTGTCTTGGGTCCATCTCTCGACTCCGAAAATGCAATATAATAATCATAACACgaaaaaatatgatataataataacaattaatacatGATTAACATGATAACTTTAATATacatgtttagggtttttaatatgatatttattttgctgtttaTGTGTTTGTAGATTGATACAAGCAAATTTTCTAAGCATAATATGGCGTACTTTGTTATGTATACATGCTAATCATATATCAATAACTATTGAATAAAATACTGAAATACATACATGAGAAAGAGATGGaaaaatagcttaatttaaaaaggaaaacccTTGTCCGTAGACAGGATAAGGATTTCatagttattatttaaattttggggACAAAAATCAGAAGCGAATAGAATATACTAACCTTAAATAATGTTTTCTTGTTCCAACATGAACTGATAACAACAGCTTTAAAGACTATTCAAATGTTATATGACAGGGGTTTGAGACTATTTGTAATCCACAAAATTGCTGATAAATCAGCATAATTGAAGGCTAATGCATGCACAATGCTatttattatacaattttaataatgataCAATAAGCATTATTCTATTTGGTAGAGTTGAGCAAGCAAGTTAATAACTTTGAATATGAACGTAAAATAAGTATGTAAGATatcatatttttgaaattgcAATAATTGATTAATTCgcgtttaattaaataaaataattgttataaaatgaatagacagaaaataaaaaataaaaaatgggagagtaaaagaAATAGTGTGTTTTTTTATCAATTGGAATATCTATGAAACTTCCCCAAACTCTCTATTTATaagcataagaagtataaatgaagtagagatctacttctaataatagaatttaaaggacatcaaaatttatcttgatctacttcttagtgaaggaaaaagagtacacatatctataatatgcataatatgCTGTCTCATTAAAAAACTTACCaagaaaacccaatgggacaaaaccttagttaagggaaaaagagtacgGCGCGTATTTACTCCCTCTCATGAAaacattatatattttctcatattctacgtattcaatcttgaatactaatttttcaaatgactatttgaatatatttgctaagcatttatatcaccattcttttggaaatcatgagtgagggaaaattttgggaaaatatattttgatttctttaggagtttcaacaataattataataaactttaatcatgattttctataaaaatacaaatagatattttggatcatttcataatcctccttcaactactattcactcattaaatttaccacatatgttcaaattatttcaattcatataaatgaatattttcccaagaatttcaatatgcttcggcactctaaatccttcaaggattttaatataaactttactatatagtgatctataaaaggttgtaacaacaaccaCTAAAtgcaagttaaatcttttatgaacttatagtttaataatatatctaaagatTATTGCATctaccacaaaagaatattatatcttttcataaccAATGCTAGGACTTagcgaaaaacttcatatttttattatgtttttgcaaaactacttcatttgtaccctcattggttttatacctttagatatttggactactggtccaaaaactccacaaatttaattgtacttgagttgcgtcTTTTTATTTTGACTAAATTATCCCATacctatatttctcaatagaattattcaagatcctcatttatttcattatttcaacaataatattgcatgcaaaatcattatcgaccatttttattattggttcaacattttctcaaattgacataacttatcgagatatcttatttttactattttaatcttGATTTTAGATATCGAatctcttttgaaattttacttattagttatgtcttgggtcttTTCTAGATTAccctccactatatgaccatctagatttattattttcttttatgaggattttcatatttggaactTGTTGAGTTATTCTTGTTGAACTTctagttcaaattactctcaccctaactcattacaagttattattagTCTCCCTAATGTTAAgaaaactatcgaatcaaaatagtaattacaaatcatacataattgaatctccaatacatttaaaacatctaataatacaaggagacttgtaattaatatatattctcaactttttgaggattcactcatctttatgtattgtggtggagcaattggaacatatatgcacatacaaaaattcaaagatgagaaatatttagcttttGACTAGAAATCAATTGTAATGAAGAGTATTTGTAACTTATTGACTTGATGTGTAtaacacgtaaatcaacataatctcatgttgaaatagaaagtctagttctcataagtaatggtttaaaCATTAATAAGATgcgttcaatcaataatttatctaaaccattatgtgcataaataacaaactttacaaaaaatttcaaactcaatcaataaaagattgagatataaactcatcaagattagcaagatgaattgtcttaattgcatatctaaaattaattatttaaacaagtaaTCTTGCAAACGACATgttgcaagttgataacacatatgtgattattttgtagatgcatatATCagaatcatataatatcaaaatcatccacatggtggataaATGATctcatattaatttcaaaaatacaagacatgaaatctcaactttagctagtaagttttaagaatcaattttcattggGAATAAGCAACAaatgaaaattctttaaattaaagaatcttttgattctttaatgaatgtctaTATGAAtcctcaattaattttcgcatcatatatgatcaaGGAgggtctaactggtcacgccaagtagtaaatgcattttatcaagaacttcggtttactttaacatgtatttcaattgtactaataatgtcaatataaattgtgacaaattgataattttactatcattccttttactttgtatctacatataagtactattgtgacatttactattggaaatgtctaaatcaatgtgaagtttataatgctactaagtcaacaaaataaatataattttaaacaattatatgcaatattcacCTAAGGGAATATGgcaaaatcttcaaatatataaaaataagtataaaagtATTTTCCGGTGTACAATAGGTGCATAACCAATGAtttttcatacataagttttTCTCTTACAAGTTCTCATCAGTAATATTTGTCcacgtaattttaattgagaacttattcgAATATTGTAAAGTTATACTCatagtttttaaaaaacttgCAACTTTAGGTGCATTCAACCATAACAAGATTTAGATGGAATTACCATATTCTATTGCTCATAAGTAGATCTTTTATAGTCAAATATTTTTGCTTTCAACCTCTTAAtagggatgatgacaaaagatcACAAAAATAgtcacaatcaattcaattcaataataagagtaattaataaatcaatccTCCattgattcatatgaaatataatttttcttcattcgcaatctcaatatgagattcattataaatatcttttaaaaccaatagattaaccatcacaagatattaacatattagctcttctagagcttttgactaattttgtactaccaaatattggaatattattggtttataatttctttttatgttcACTTTGAGGAATGTAATAGATTTACTAGGACGAACTTATAAACGTCCCaaaaattctttatttcataatcaccattgCAAACATAcgtgaattttaaattaaaatctatctattcatgttgtcacgattagtctccaattataataagcgaaatataataaataaaacatagtaaaatatacttgAGATTctttaatatcattattatcacctaactattatcacgagcactattacaagtagtaaaacaattttatttttgtaataatatttataatctaatagtaaaaataatttaataaataaaatcaaaattttcgtgTATGATGCTTGAAAGTTATCCGATACACATTataccaaatttcaataccacatatatgttataaaatcttatgatgctctaatcaaatatttataaattcaatttaaaagatataatacaataatttcaagtatatttaataataattgaatcataaaaattctaatcatccaaatatcatacatactataatttaataaaagaattttagtttaaaagaaaccttaaagtaataatatttttcataaaataattttatcaaaaatcaatcAGCAAAGGAGAAAAACATACCACGTAaggattatataaatttctttacataatgATTACTCATAATGCGCAAGCATCAATTAAAGACTAAAATAACAGTAGCTCTAGAAGGCAATCGACAATGAGTAACTGGCTATTGCATTGGTTGTTGCTTGAAAGGGGTAAGGCATGgtgaaggggaaaaaaagaagaaatttaatagttaattaaggaccCTTGCTCAAGTGGCCAGTGGCTAAGGATAAGTCTCTACGTGATTTGGGGATATTTTTATGTGTGTAATCTTGTTAAATAAAACTTATggagaaaaacaattaataaagaatcatgaaataaatagacagacgaacaaagaaaatgaaagaataaaaaaaatagagtattttttaattgaaattattaaaaaacaagatattatttataatttcaatacatccaagaaattaaaatgtaaattgtaTATAGtggtgaaagaaaaaagaattaaaagttaaaaaacataaaatatctaaaaattaaagaacTCAAAAATCATATCACTATAATTTTAGTTCACTTAAATCTAAAACCAATTAAATCAATCAAGTTTCAATTAACGGttaagcattttaaaatttcaattagttTGATAACCGATCATTCAAGCACTTAGTTTTTTGTTTCCTAATGTGCATGGTAAATTTGTATTCAAGTTTTCAATTAACACCCATCTTGATTTTGATTCTTGGACAACCTTAacctcttattttttttaaaaggtgaTGAGATTCAATTTGAAAGTGAGATTAATCTTTCAATGAGAAGAAGATGAGTTAATCGTAAATCATAAACAGGTGAAAAAATTTGTGatccaaaatatatttccatGTTTGGCTTTTAAGAAATGAATAGCACAATAGAGGTGATCAATGTGCCAACTAAAACGAACTCTTGCAACTCTCGGgtaaaacaaaaatcaagtaggtagaaatttgaaattcaactTGGAttgtagtagtagtagtagtagtataGCATGTAAAAGCTGATGAATGGGGCCAAACCATAATAAAAACTCTTTGCACATCGTGGGGGTATCACGTGTGCCGTGTCGTGGTAAGGCCAACCGATATAAAGTCCAGTCAACCCGACATGCCGGCCACCTATCATTGCCGGCCGTTTCAAAGCAAGTTTTACATACACCTCATGTTTCATAAATTGCCGTCCTACTTATCCTCAAGGGAGGGCAATAAGGCTTTGACTACTCATTCATTCCCAGCAACTTCACAA
The Gossypium raimondii isolate GPD5lz chromosome 8, ASM2569854v1, whole genome shotgun sequence DNA segment above includes these coding regions:
- the LOC105790750 gene encoding DUF21 domain-containing protein At4g14240; the encoded protein is MLLGNAIAGARIITASSSNHIVFEPDDIPFGSFEWFVFAGVSCLLVLFAGIMSGLTLGLMSLGLVDLEILQRSGTITEKKQAAVILPVLKKQHQLLVTLLLCNACAMEALPITLDKIFHPFVAVLLSVTFVLAFGEIIPQAICSRYGLSVGANFVWLVRILMIICYPIAYPIGKVLDAVLGHSDALFRRAQLKALVSIHSQEAGKGGELTHDETTIISGALDLTEKTAEEAMTPIESTFSLDVNSKLDWESIGKILARGHSRIPVYAGNPKNIIGLLLVKSLLTVRPETETPVSAVSIRRMPRVPAHMPLYDILNEFQKGSSHMAAVVKVKGKTEDPQFFVDGQKFDKHKVTNGISQLTTPLLTKYETKPDSVVVDVEKPSRPTIFKATPVANGVTANSLQQFSEDTEDGEVIGIITLEDVFEELLQEEIVDETDVYIDVHKRIRVVAAAAASSVARAPSNRRLIGQKPSGVQSKQGKMTRKSMDDDSQTGRSLANPGECLPSSIERS